In the genome of Streptomyces sp. NBC_00433, the window CTCGCCGACCAGTTCGGGGTCGAGCGCGGCCGTGACCTCGTCGAGGAGCAGCAGCCGCGGCCTGGTGGCGACCGCCCGCAGGATCGCCACCCGCTGCTGCTGTCCGCCGCTGAGCCGGTCCGGGTACTCCCCGGCGCGGTCGGCCAGGCCCAGCCTGCCCAGCAGCTCGCGCGCACGCTCTTCCGCCTCGGCCCGCGGCACCTTGTGCACCCGGCGCGGTGACAGGGTGATGTTGTCCAGCACCGTCATGTGCGGGAAGAGGTTGTACGACTGGAAGACCACTCCGATCCTGCGGCGTACCGCGTCCTGGTCGGCGCGCGGGTCGGTGATCTCCGCACCGTCCAGCAGGATGGCGCCGTCGTCGACCTCCTCCAGGAGGTTCACGCAGCGCAGCAGCGTCGACTTGCCGGAGCCCGAGGCGCCGATGAGCGCGGTCACGGTGTGGGCGGGCACGTCCAGGGTGATGTCCCGCAGCACCAGGGAGCCGCCGTAGGTCTTGCGCACCGACTCCAGGCACAGCACCGGCGGGTCCGCCGGCGCGGGCACGGCGTCCTTCGCCGGCGGGTCGGCGGTCATACGGCGCCGCCCTGGGACTGGCGCCGGTTCATCCGGGCGGTCACCCAGTCGGTGAGGCGCGTCATGGGGATGGTGAGCGCCACGAAGATCACTCCGGCGACGACGTAGGGCGTGTAGTTGAAGGACCGAGACGCGACGATCTGGGCCGCCGCGACCGCGTCCACCGCACCACCGATGGAGACAAGACCGGTGTCCTTCTGCAGCGACACCAGGTCGTTGAGCAGCGGCGGCACGACCCGGCGCACGGCCTGCGGCAGCACCACGTACCGCATGGTCTGGGCGCTGGTCAGGCCCAGCGAGCGGGCCGCGGCGCGCTGGCTGGGGTGCACGGTCTCGATGCCGGCCCTGAACACCTCGGCCACATAGGCGGTGTAGGTCAGGCACAGCGCGAAGCCGCCCAGCACGACCGGGTCGTTGGGAACCCCGTTCAGCCGCAGCGCGGGCAATCCGAAGACGACGGCGAGCAGGCAGATGATCAGCGGCAGCCCGCGGAAGAAGTCCACGTATGCCGTGGCAAGGGCGCGCAGCGGAAAGAAGACCGGGCCGCGCAGCGTACGGACCACGGCCACCAGCAGCCCGGCGGCCAGCACGATCGCGCCGCACACCACCATCAACTGGACGTTCAGCCATAGCCCATGGAGCACGTCTGGCAGCGACTTCCTCGCGTAGTGCCAGTTGAAGAAGGTCTCCCGGGTGCGCGACCAGCCCGGTGAACTGACCACGAGCGCGACCAGCACGGCCGCTGTCGCGAGCGTGCTGCCGGCCGCCAGCAGGCCGGCCCGGCGGGTCCTGGCACGCCGGAAGCGCTCCCGTTCGATCCGCCGAGCGGACGGCTGG includes:
- a CDS encoding amino acid ABC transporter ATP-binding protein, whose protein sequence is MLCLESVRKTYGGSLVLRDITLDVPAHTVTALIGASGSGKSTLLRCVNLLEEVDDGAILLDGAEITDPRADQDAVRRRIGVVFQSYNLFPHMTVLDNITLSPRRVHKVPRAEAEERARELLGRLGLADRAGEYPDRLSGGQQQRVAILRAVATRPRLLLLDEVTAALDPELVGEVLAVVRDLKEQGMTMVIATHEMAFAREVADQVCFLDGGVVLERGTATEVFGAPRERRTQDFLRRITAAGRL
- a CDS encoding amino acid ABC transporter permease; protein product: MTVRDDPAPPDLYQPSARRIERERFRRARTRRAGLLAAGSTLATAAVLVALVVSSPGWSRTRETFFNWHYARKSLPDVLHGLWLNVQLMVVCGAIVLAAGLLVAVVRTLRGPVFFPLRALATAYVDFFRGLPLIICLLAVVFGLPALRLNGVPNDPVVLGGFALCLTYTAYVAEVFRAGIETVHPSQRAAARSLGLTSAQTMRYVVLPQAVRRVVPPLLNDLVSLQKDTGLVSIGGAVDAVAAAQIVASRSFNYTPYVVAGVIFVALTIPMTRLTDWVTARMNRRQSQGGAV